Proteins encoded in a region of the Deltaproteobacteria bacterium genome:
- the dndD gene encoding DNA sulfur modification protein DndD, protein RLAADILYIKNEERKGFVEISDEDLDFKQSELKKERSKLTRRQTEREHVQQELAEFRQQLEDARNRFTAAFQAEPETRETMRANEKKRVQAVNRLAQVESEIRGLCEKTLPFAITGRLFEPMRQQIESERDSVGSEAIRENAASLAKRIVRVVEEPEPIYRETLSHEKMVELERRIFRLLREGDSRGVMARILDLSDRDAARVLNKMEALESGEIFLLRPLLEEKRELAAQIRRLEGLSRTGLLSESEKELFEQLQTEMEGCSTQIGRKTEQLRLLEEEILSLEKRITAIELEIEKLYEKHHVSRERVEFIQECDAIAGVLNQFVVRLRKNKVHLLQEKTFEMYRQLSSRSGLIKDIIIDDKTYEMRISDRNGHEIKKSGLSAGEKEVFAVSLLWGLAQTSQLKLPIVIDTPLSRLDSTHRDNIVNNYFPNAGEQVIILSTDTEIDKDYYRILKTRLSGAGILVFDQQRELTTFKEGYFWEN, encoded by the coding sequence GCAAACAGAGCGGGAGCACGTGCAGCAAGAATTAGCGGAATTCAGGCAGCAGCTCGAAGATGCCCGGAACAGGTTTACCGCGGCCTTTCAGGCCGAGCCGGAAACGCGCGAGACCATGCGTGCCAATGAAAAAAAACGCGTTCAGGCGGTAAACCGCCTGGCCCAGGTGGAAAGTGAAATCCGGGGGTTGTGCGAAAAGACCCTGCCGTTTGCCATCACCGGCAGGTTGTTCGAGCCCATGCGGCAGCAGATCGAATCCGAACGGGACTCCGTCGGCAGCGAGGCGATCAGGGAAAACGCCGCCTCCCTGGCCAAGCGGATCGTGCGGGTAGTGGAAGAGCCGGAGCCGATTTATCGGGAGACGCTGTCGCACGAAAAGATGGTTGAGCTGGAGCGGCGCATCTTCCGGTTGCTCAGGGAGGGCGATTCTCGAGGAGTGATGGCGCGGATACTGGATCTTTCCGATCGTGATGCGGCCCGGGTGCTCAACAAGATGGAAGCGTTGGAAAGTGGAGAGATATTTCTGCTCAGACCATTGCTGGAAGAGAAACGGGAGCTGGCCGCTCAGATCCGCAGGCTCGAAGGTTTGAGCCGGACCGGTCTGCTGTCCGAATCGGAGAAAGAGCTTTTCGAGCAGCTGCAGACTGAAATGGAGGGCTGTTCAACCCAGATCGGCCGCAAGACCGAACAATTGCGCCTTTTGGAAGAGGAAATTCTGTCCCTTGAAAAACGGATCACGGCCATTGAGCTGGAGATTGAAAAACTCTACGAAAAACACCACGTCTCCAGGGAAAGGGTCGAGTTTATCCAGGAATGCGACGCCATTGCCGGGGTGCTCAATCAATTCGTGGTGCGGTTGCGCAAAAACAAAGTCCATCTCCTGCAGGAAAAGACCTTTGAAATGTATCGCCAGCTTTCCAGCCGTAGCGGCTTGATCAAGGATATCATCATCGACGACAAGACCTACGAGATGCGCATCTCCGACCGCAACGGCCATGAAATTAAAAAATCCGGGCTTTCCGCTGGAGAAAAAGAAGTGTTTGCCGTCTCACTGCTGTGGGGCCTGGCCCAGACCAGTCAATTGAAGCTGCCCATCGTCATCGACACGCCCCTGTCCCGTCTGGACAGCACCCACCGCGATAACATCGTGAACAACTACTTTCCCAATGCAGGGGAACAGGTGATCATATTGTCTACTGACACTGAGATCGACAAGGACTACTATCGGATACTTAAAACCCGTCTGAGCGGAGCCGGGATTCTGGTGTTTGACCAGCAGCGGGAGCTGACGACATTTAAGGAAGGATACTTCTGGGAGAATTAA